One Echeneis naucrates chromosome 1, fEcheNa1.1, whole genome shotgun sequence DNA segment encodes these proteins:
- the LOC115046352 gene encoding retinol dehydrogenase 8, giving the protein MASPGQKVVLITGCSSGIGLRMAVMLAKDEQKRYHVIATMRDLKRKDKLVEAAGDTYGKTLSLAVLDVCSDESVKQCINGIKDRHVDVLINNAGIGLVGPVESIPIEEMKKVFETNVFGVIRMIKEVMPDMKKRKGGHIIVVSSVMGLQGVVFNDVYAASKFAMEGFCESLAVQLLKFNVILSLIEPGPVHTEFEAKMIQEVKQRECPGADPDTVNYFKNVYLPSSIDIFEVLGQTPDDIAKCTKKVIEASRPRFRNLTNPMYTPIVALKYADETGGLSVHAFYHMLFNLGPLMHVSMTAMKYLTCGCLRSRTISPN; this is encoded by the exons ATGGCGAGTCCCGGACAGAAAGTGGTGCTGATCACCGGCTGCTCCTCCGGTATTGGCCTCAGAATGGCTGTGATGCTGGCAAAGGATGAACAGAAGCGTTATCATG TCATAGCCACGATGCGAGATCTGAAACGTAAAGATAAGCTGGTAGAAGCTGCTGGGGATACCTACGGGAAAACTCTTTCTCTGGCTGTACTTGATGTCTGCAGCGACGAGTCCGTCAAACAGTGTATCAATGGCATCAAAGACCGTCATGTGGATGTCCTTA TCAATAATGCAGGTATTGGCCTGGTGGGTCCTGTGGAGAGCATCCCCAttgaagagatgaagaaagtgTTTGAGACCAATGTGTTTGGAGTGATCCGCATGATAAAGGAGGTGATGCCTGAtatgaagaagagaaagggaggacACATCATTGTAGTAAGCAGCGTGATGGGACTTCAAG GTGTGGTATTTAATGATGTGTATGCAGCTTCCAAGTTTGCAATGGAGGGTTTCTGTGAGAGCCTGGCTGTGCAGCTTCTCAAGTTTAACGTCAT ATTATCACTGATTGAACCGGGTCCAGTGCACACAGAGTTTGAGGCAAAGATGATTCAGGAGGTAAAACAGAGAGAGTGTCCTGGAGCTGATCCTGACACAGTAAATTATTTCAAGAATGTCTACCTCCCTTCTTCTATTGACATCTTTGAGGTACTGGGACAAACACCTGATGATATCGCCAAA TGCACCAAGAAAGTGATTGAAGCAAGCAGGCCACGTTTCCGTAATCTGACAAACCCTATGTATACGCCTATTGTAGCGCTGAAATACGCTGACGAAACTGGAGGCTTGTCAGTCCATGCCTTTTACCACATGCTCTTCAACCTCGGCCCACTAATGCACGTCAGCATGACAGCCATGAAGTACCTCACCTGTGGATGTCTAAGGAGCAGGACAATTTCACCAAACTAA